A segment of the Candidatus Deferrimicrobium sp. genome:
CCATACCTCCCTTGTTAAGGTTCGTACCGGTATCCTTTCCCGTCGCGTCTCCTTTCGGTGGCTCGACCGGGGCACGCCCCTATTTGCTTGGAAACGTTTGCCCCTCGAACGGATTCTTTATTGAAGCGGAACGGGTCGACGACGAGATCTGGACAGCCGGCGGAGAGGCCATGGCGATCCGCGGGGACGTGAGCAAGGAAGCCGAGGTCCAGGCGATGTTCCGGAAGATGTTCGACGCCTACGGCACCATCCATATCCTCGTCAACAACACCGGCTTGCAGAGGGACGCCCGGTTCGTCGACATGACGCTGCACGACTGGGAATTCGTGCTGTCGGTCAATCTCACCGGTCCCGAAGCCTTCTCGCAGCTATTGACGCTGATCCCGTACGGACGGATCGGCGATCCGGAAGACATCGGCCGCGCGGCGGTCTGGCTCGCCTCGGACGCGTCGGATTATGTGAACGGAACGTCCGTCTACATCGACGGGGGGATGACGGTCACCGTCGCGTTTTCGCTGCGCGGGTATTGACGGACGTTGAGGGTCCGGATCGCCTGGAGCCCGGCGATGATGATCAGCAGGTTGACCACCAGGGCCAGTACGGGGCGGCGGATGAACAGGTCGGTGAATTTCATCGGTCAGTAGTTCTTCGGCTTCGGCGCGAGCCGGAACTCCGGCGCGAGCTTGTTGTCGACCACCACCGGTTGGCCGTTCCGCAGCTTGAAGACCCCGGTACTGACGATCGTTTCCCCCTCCTTCAGCCCGTCCGTGACGGCGATGAAATCGCCGCGCCTCTCGCCGAGCCGCACGAACTGCTGGCGGAGCACCTTGCCCCCCTTGCCCTTCTTGTCGTCTTCGACGACGAAGACCGAGTCCCCGAAGGGAGCATAGAGCACCGACGTTGCGGGAATGGCCGTAACCTTTTTCCGGACAGGGAGGCCGACCGCCGTGTTGACGAACATCCCGGGACGGAGCTTTTCCTCAGGGTTTGCCACCGTCGCCTGCAGTTGCACGTTGCGGGTTTCGGCGTCCACCAGCGGGTTCACGGTTGTGATTCGGCCGTTGATCGCCGGGCCCGGCAATGCGTCGCTCGTGACCCGCACCGGAAGGCCGGTGCGCAAGCGGAACAGCTCCTGCTGGGGGAGGGCGAAGTTGACGTAGATCGGGTCGAGGGTTTGCAGCGTTACGATCGGATCCCCCTCCTTGAGGGTCTGGCCGAGATT
Coding sequences within it:
- a CDS encoding SDR family oxidoreductase gives rise to the protein MLGNVCPSNGFFIEAERVDDEIWTAGGEAMAIRGDVSKEAEVQAMFRKMFDAYGTIHILVNNTGLQRDARFVDMTLHDWEFVLSVNLTGPEAFSQLLTLIPYGRIGDPEDIGRAAVWLASDASDYVNGTSVYIDGGMTVTVAFSLRGY
- a CDS encoding efflux RND transporter periplasmic adaptor subunit, whose protein sequence is MKKRLLFAILGLLIVIAVLAGVKAMQIRAMVEQGKKAVIPPDTVTTFAARAESWETSLSAVGSLTAVQGVTVAAELAAKVVEIAFQPGAKVKAGDMLIRQDTSVEEAQLPGAEAQVALTESVLARDVEMLKDQIISQADYDAAVAARQQAIAQVKTLRATIAKKTIRAPFSGRLGVRQVNLGQTLKEGDPIVTLQTLDPIYVNFALPQQELFRLRTGLPVRVTSDALPGPAINGRITTVNPLVDAETRNVQLQATVANPEEKLRPGMFVNTAVGLPVRKKVTAIPATSVLYAPFGDSVFVVEDDKKGKGGKVLRQQFVRLGERRGDFIAVTDGLKEGETIVSTGVFKLRNGQPVVVDNKLAPEFRLAPKPKNY